One Bombus affinis isolate iyBomAffi1 chromosome 10, iyBomAffi1.2, whole genome shotgun sequence genomic window, TTGCCATCTAGACATACCTTTATTTTCATTTCcctttacaaataaaaaatttactcgactataataatatataactataataaCGTAGTTATGATAGTTACGATAGTTATGATCGTTGCCAGCATTGTGTCTCGTATCGATGTAAATTTAATCAGTTTAATCGCCAGATATAACTGCTTTCGGAAATTTTTCTTACAATTACCACCTTTCGATTATATAATCATTGAACGCAATCAGTGAGCTGTTAAAGTTCAAGATAAAAGGAATTATTGTTCGTTAGAAGCGCCACAGTGACCCTGATAGTGATAGTAGATAAATGATAGTAGACAATCGTACTAGATTTAGGGATCAAATGTAAAATTCTAAAACGCTTCGAAATGCGCGAATCACCCAATGCAATGTGTCGAACAGAAATGATTAGTAATTCATCCCATTTAACTTGAACGATCATATCATGTTACGATATAACTGACCAGCTGTTGTATTGTAAGGCAGAGAAGAAAAATGTgcaagaaaaaaaggagaaagaaaatagTAGAAAGACGAATACTAAATTCGAATGCACGTTTATTTATCTACGGAAACAAATTGTCACGTGTATTTCCATCTCTTTCTTTAAATACGGTCAATCACGATAATCTTCTCAGAGCCCCTGCTTCTCAAAGATAATTTCAAGCACCTTTATAATAAAACGCATTGACGATAAATAATTGGAACGTATCACAGTTGTCCCGTCTTTATCAATAGATCGAGTGATCACAATGGTGAACGATTGCTAAAATGTTATTTCCCGTTGGTAACACCAACCGCCAGAATTCGACATAACGTTCCTCGCTCGTTTCACGACCGTCACAGCCATCGCCTCGTAAAGAAACGTTGATTACGCTAGACTTATTTCATACTGCGAACAGCTATATAATTATTCGGCAAGATACTTACATACGAAATTTGTACAATAATAATCACCGTTTTCAATTCAATGACGATATATGGACATAATCGTTAAAAAAATGCACGATGTCTACGAATTATTTAGTAGCTtacaaaatcaataaaatacttgtTTTACCTCCTTAATGATACATCGCTGATATATCTACAATCTACAATCTAAAATACATAATGTCACCGCTTTGTTTCTTAAAGTTTCGTATTTTATCTCAAGTTTTCCTAGTTAGTTCCTATAGTTTCCCTATTCGTTAtacatttattgaaaaattcaattattaacTACATATATCTCGATATGCATAATGTATTCACATTGCTGCGATTATATTTATCTACAATCTACGTTTATCTACATTCTACGATAAAGATAAAAACGGTCCTGTGTGTCATTGAATTTCGACAAATGCTGATGCAATGGATACGTGAAAAAATTTGACGCGACAAAAAAGGTTTGTGAAAGGGAAAAAGAGTCTGTAATTGTATGAAATGTTGGTTTTGCCTATATGTAAAGGTTATCTAGTACTTTATAGCATCGAATTCGAACATTGTGTAAAACAACAGCAAAGAGAACACTAAAAATCACATCTTGGCACAAGCATAATTGTTAGAATTGTAGATATTATATACACACCTTGTTTCCCAGACCCATCTTATCAATTGTTGTTACTCGAAAAATTTGCAGCGTCGATAAATCTTGCATAAATGGTCAACTCCCACTACTTCTGCGCACGTCTTTTTTAACGGCTTAATTCTGCTTGAACGTTGACACTTAGCTATTTAGCACTTGGTGTTTAATGTTTCATGAGCGTAGAACGAAACTGATGTTAGAACTAATCGTGGCACGCTATCAGATATGGAGCACGGGTACCATTAAAACAAGGGGGAGGGAAAACAGGAGGGGGCAAGGTAGAAAGAGAGATGTGCGTTTAAGAAAAACAAAATTCTAGGTACTGTGTTGATAGAAATTCTCTGCCGCTTCCAACACTGCTTTTCCTTTGATTTCGATTTCGATGATTGGTTGAATCTCCGTCTCGCTTACACTGCCACGTACAAAACTTGGGACGATGATCGATCGACTCGATTtacttatattttattaatatttgaaaaaaatcgTAATCGACAATGATTACACTgacaatgtaaaaatatttttattcctaTTGTATATAAAACTATATAAAAGAAGATTTACAATTTTATGGACGTTCACAAATCGGGTACAGACAAACAGGCGTACTCTGTTCACGTATTTATTCTTTTTACGTGACTCTTGATTCAAATACACTAGAACACATTTACAAAACAAAGAACAAATAACTCGTTCGCGCATATAACTCGAACTCGTGCACAAATTGACACAAATATGCGACACAATTCAAGGAAAAAGCTTCGACACGTAATATACGCATTATAGATGGCCAATAGTATCTAGATTTCTCCTACGTTCCTACTTCTCTCTTACGTTTGAACGATGGTAGCGCTACTGCGATGTACAATTTCATTATCTACAGAggaagtattatatatataagagCACTTGTTTACACCATTCGTGCATAAGCTGAATTTGCCTTCTATGAACTCAGCTGTAACATTTTATTTTGTCTTGAGAAACAATTTCGATTTGTTGGTGAAATAATACGAAAAATTCGAGTACAGAAACCAAAACTGTGAACACTACGAGAAACAGAAATAATCATCAGTTGTCAGCGCAAGTAAGCTTGGACAAAATTTGGCAAGATCCTCCGTTGCGCTCTTCTGTTtttgaattaatataatttcgaaatttcgaaaCGTTATTGTCAGCACGCTGCATCGTATACAGCCAAAAGGTATATATTAGTGTTTCTgttatacgtacatatgtatttatcaCATGAAACACAAAGAAACAAAATCGAAACAAAAACGAACTCTATCTGTGTTCTATCTATCTAAGCAAATTCGCTTGTCAAGCTTTTGCAACaacatatatgtacgtacatgtaAATACATTTAAATgttgatatatatacatatcacatatatatcatatagatATTATCATAATTCAGTTCAAAAGTGAACTTTTTTTGAACAAAACTCctttctatctcgtttcgctgTTTTGTCCTGTAATTGCAATTTCAATATATAGAAAGCAAAATACATGTTATCTcaaataacaatttattttttataagatCATCGAAAACAAACGATGATAACAACACACTATTAAGTTACTCGATATATCGAGAGGACACGTAAACTTTGTTCTATCCAGGCTACTTGGCTATCCGAAAAATTTCGTTTTCATTTTCCCCATTTCGACGAAtatgacgaacgcaatgagaatACTAGAaggaaattgaaattatttactAAAAAGATTTTAGAATCTTAACATGTAGATAGAGAAAATTCTTACGTTAAGATATCGCAGATATACTATGATCGGTCGGTTTTACCACATAATCAAAACAGATTAGATAAATTCTTTTTctgattcttttttctttcttttttttcataatCATATTAGCTACGTATGTATGTTGCGTCGAAACAATGTTTTATAGCTATAACAATTATATCTTTTTCCCAGTTGAGAGATAAATATATGatcatttattttatcttaattgtttttaatctcgatgaaagaaaatataatcATCCAATGACAAAAAGATAGGAGGTACGCACGACGTATACTTATATGAACATTGTAACGAGAGACATTTAGAGAGAGATTTTTAGTGCTTTGTTGAATAAGTTGGTTACAGTGCTGCCATACTGCTGTCAtcatgcaattttttcgttGTGTGGCAATAACAGTTTGTTTGTTATTCAAGTAAGATTGCAATTACCTTTAACTTTAAAGATAAGAATATAAAAACtataaataatttgtataatgtTGAATCGCATTCTCTTTCTAAAGAGCGTGCGTtaactatacatatatgtatacatgtacgtatgtatgtatatgtaatatcaggtagtacatatgtatatagccTGTCCAACGAGACATGGCAGTAGATGTAAACGATTGCAGTCGCGGTAATCAAAATTTTGTTTACGTTTACTGCTTCGTCTTGTTAGCGTCAAAGCAAGCTGTCAAATACTCTAGAAACGTTCACTGAATTCTTAAAGTTAAGAGTTGTGTTTTCGGATTTTACTCATTGAAAGCTATCAAACAGTGTTGCGTGACCGTTCAGAGACTTGAGAAATTTCAGACTGGATCGTTGCCCGTGGAGTGCTAAAGTACTCTGCCACTGTTTATGAGTTTTGGATTAAACAAACTTGAATAATTAACGAATGATTTAGAAAGAATACAGAAAGAACTTGAATGAATTAATCTTGAAACaaataactatattttaataaactaattaCAGATTGAGAAATCTTTAATCTATTATGATTTTCATGTTTTTAGAATACCGTCCGGACATCGGAATTAGctttacaattttgttttttcTGTCTTCTTTCAGTCTGGTCTTCGGTTTTTACGTAACAAACACAATTTGTTTATGATCTAATAAGAACAATTGTTATTCACTGATATCAGTAACAATTGTTCCCATCGGAGCTCATCGTATAGTAGAGTGGAAGGTTTATGCCTTGACAATGTTCTTTTCTATGGTAATTtagataaatattcaaatcagaGAATGATTAGAATTATCACTGATAGAAAACAAAAAtggcaataattttatttccattAAAACGAACTTTAGCCtccgtgcgtgcgtgcgtgcgtgcattatataaatataaatattgcaATCGATGTTTTGTACACATAATTTCCGCACCGATTAGATCGATTATGGATTCGAATGGTGAACAATTAATATCTTGTACAAAATGGGGATCTGTCGATGGCCAAAGCATTGAGAAGTACACTTTAAAAAATAACGCGGGTCAGGAGGTGGATATCGTAACGTACGGCGCAACAATAACATCTATTAGAACTCCAGACAAAGATGGAAGAATAGCAGACGTCGTTTTAGGTTTCGATAAAGTAGAAGGTATAGGACAATTTTTTCCGTTTGTATACTTATTTGATTCATTTGCGTAATAGATTTTAATGTTAACCTTTGATTtcaaataatatacatacatatttgttcattctttcattcttttctttttcctttcgaaCGATTTCTTTTGTAGATTACTCGTCCACGGTTTATAAACCGTATTTTGGTGCGACGATAGGAAGAGTCGCGAACCGTATAAAAAATGGGGAATTTACATTGAACGGGAAAAAGTATCATTTGGCTAAGAATGCAGGACAAAATAGTCTTCACGGTGGCTTTAAAGGGTGGAGTTCGAAAATATGGAATGCCGCTATTCAGCGTAACCAGCTTGTACTTTCTTTGCTAAGCGAGGACGGTGACGAAGGTTATCCTGGAGATGCAATAGCTTCGGTCACTTTTCAATTAACCATCGATGGAGAGTTACGCATCGAGATGAAAGTTTCCGTCACCAAAGCTACTCCTATTAACTTGACTAATCATAGTTACTTCAATCTAGCTGGTCATGTTCGTAAATCAATCAATTTAGAAATTTATCATGTTTTACGCCTTCGCTGACAAGATTTGTTTCTCTTCCTACATTCTGATTTTCATTGTAATTAGCTTTAATTGGATATATTTCAGAATGGTAACGCAAGCGAACTATACAAACATCAGTTTACTTTAAATGCGGATCATTGGACAGTCACCGACACAGAAAGTATTCCTACCGGAGAAATACGATCGGTCCTCGGTACCGCGATGGACTTGAGAAACTCTACCATACTCGGAGATGTCATTGACAAAGTACCAGGTGGTGGATACGattataatttttgtttaagAGTAAACGATACCGCAAACGAAAGAAACCTCGTCGCCAAAGTTTTACATCCTACTTCTGGAAGATATTTACAAGTTTTTTCGAATCAGCCTGGATTGCAATTTTACACAGCCAACTTTTTACCCGAACGCGAGACCCCGGGTATTAGGGGGAAAAACGGAACCACATACTTCAAACATGGTGCATTCTGTTTAGAAACACAAAATTATCCGGATGCAGTCAATCAAGTAAGTATGAGAATTAAGATTTAAGGCTAAATGATATTTTTCAGTTATAAATGACTAAAAAATGATAAACAAACTAAATCTCCACTTCAATATATCATTTCAAGTTAATATCTTTGCTTTAATACTTACAGGAAAATTTTCCAAATAGCATACTTGAACCTGGACAGCTTTATCGTCATACTGTTATATACAAGTTTGGAGTAGTAGCATAAAAAGTACATACTTATTCTCTGTATATGATACAATTGTATTTTGACTATTATGTTctaataatttgaataaaagtatgttatatattatattctctcCTAATACAtacttaaattatataaataattatatagacAAGGAGGGTGGAAGATTAACTTCCAATGGAGAATGCCTTTTTTCATCAGACATAGAATTCATATTAGCTAATAATCTTTCTTCGCGTTGCTCTATTACTGGTGCAGTTGGAGGAGTATAACGATAGGATATAAACCCTTCTAAATAATATCCAATAGCACCAATAGGGATACATAGCAATTTTTGAGTAAAGGAGAGTCTACTAATAAGAATCATCATCTGAAATAAAAACACACGTTGAATATACATTTCGccattcttttatatttataatttatctcGCTGGCTGTGATAATGATTTTAATGAAATGATCATATCGACACGCGGTGTGAATCATTGTATTTCGATATTttgcttttatttttcttacctTTTGCAGCTTCGAGAAAAGAGGTTATATTATACGTTCCTGCCTGACATATGTATAGTAACTAAATATTATACGCATAGATATGTATATAAGTCGATCGACTTGACTTTGTGATATCGAACGTTTAACAACGTTTAAACAAACGTCCTTGTCGCACTTGCACAAATTGCTGTAAATGATCACGCAAAATATTTACTTGTTACAACACTATGATAATGATACTATCAGACGTGACGAGATTCTAAATTCTAAAGTATCAAACTATAATTTTTTGTAAACTTTAAAGAGAACATATTATTATCGACGCGGCGAAGCGGCGTAGACTGATACTCATTGATATCTTTTAACGATTAAATGAATAGAAAATGGTTAACAATACGGGAAAATGGGAAAACGAATATGACAACATATGGGTGTAAAATGTATGATTGTAGGTTAATAAGTAAGTATAAGCCAGTACGTACGCACTTACGACGACGGAGACGATAGAGACACAGTCAATACGATGCAATGAATGATGATGTAATGAAACTGATTTTAGATTTTTCATGTCGTCAATGTACGtcagttatttattatttaatatatttaacatttttcgTGGATTAAACTTCGATATTAACtgtgatattaaaaaaaaatatagttATCAAtcactaaaaataaaaatttggtatttttcatttcatttgtACTTATATTGCACGAGATTATCTGTCTGCTTCCAATTACCGTTGAGTAAACATATCCTTTGTGATTACACGCGATAGTCCTTAAAACATAAttacgcacatatacatatatatggatTTGTAGCTTTATGAgtcatttatttctttctgtaaTCTATTAAAAGTTTCAAAGTAAATTAATGAACTCGATTTGacatttatggaaaatatgTATGATTTCATATAGAATAGATGTGTGCAATATTTACGCGCGGAATTTGTAACTTTTCAATACGTTTTACGGTTCcttaattttcaataaaatatttcgtattcGCTCAAACGATGCATCAATGGCAAGTTCTATGTAGTTTCGAAAACAAAACGCACactgtttctttatttttaacagAGTGCGAACTTTCAAAGTGAATGTTATAAGTAACTTACGATACTTTTCTATTATAGATTAGAGATACATTCAAATATACTAGATTATAGAGATACATCCAATGAGCTGTATTATGCGTATTTGTTTACATTCAAACGTACACTTTATCTTCAATTACAGATTCATTACCGATTTACACACAGTATATTCATCGTCGGTGGCACTTTTCCATTCTAAAGTTACGTACGTTCGCACAACAAATTTTGGATGAGTTGAAAGATGAAGTTTGGAAACGCGAGTGCACGAACaaatgtagtatgacgatatacatATTCGTGTGTATACGTACACAGATTAATATGCACTCGATAGATTCGCGTATCATTCCGTTTCTCATTTCGTCTACGATAATCACGTAGTTTTTGATCGCGCATACTGCACACTTGTTTTCATATTGCGAAATTATTCTCGTGACATTAACTTAAAGCTATCTCATCGTATCTTTAACGTTATTTCGATCATTGCACAAAATAAATCCTAAACTATTTTGTAcaagtataatatttataactcTATGCGCAAATTTGGTTTCATTAATAGAATACTAAAGGATTCTACTTGACTAGTTTTATGCATCACTATGTTTGTTTCGATTGCGGATTTGTAAGTGTTTGGAAAAATCGCGTTATCGGGAAGTGCAAGACAAATACGCGTGATTATATGTAATCTAACTATAACATTCTCTTCGAGTACTTATTTATTAATACAGTTTTTTCATCGCTTAAATCTTGATGACGAAAAATTTGTCAACCAATCGAAGAAGGCTTGCTTATATTGACAAGTGATTAATCGTGATCTCGTAATTGAATTCATCTATCTTTCGTGGCAGCCTTAATACAAGCAGTTAGCTAATACGTTACACATCCATAAAACGATAATTCGGACGAGATATACATTTGCTCGAGGATATAACTGTTATTTTAACGTTAACGATTCTTTCTTGCTATCTTTTATTAGTTGCGTAATGGTGGTTTTTCAAAGAGTACCGGTTACCTTGATAACTCACGAAAATTCGTTTAAAACTACtatgtatttaaaataaatacggTACAACAGTTAGCGTCATATTATATATCCAATATCGATTTTGACCATCTATATCGTGATCCATCGTACATTAGTTTTGTATGAAAACTATCACGAAAAGTTTTGTTCAATTAGTAAAGGTTATTTCCTACAATTTGCCCTTATATTCAAATTTCTCTGTTCACTAAATGCATAATCaaaaagaataacgttgtacagtcTCTCCTTACATTGGTGAACAACTAAATTTTGCAATGGTATTTCCTATAAAGTGCAGATAATGGGATTGTAATATTTAGAAAATGAGTATTTTGTAGAAAGAATTTCGCGTAAAGCAGGGGTGCGTAAAAAATGGGAAGACGATTAGGACAAGGAAGGGGGGGACAAGGAAGGAAGGGATAAGAATAAGAGAACAGTGAATGGTAGCGGGCAGGAACGGTGGTGATGGCGATGGCGATGGCGATGACGATAGCGATAGCGATGGCGATGGCgatggcggtggcggtggcggtggcggtggcggtggtggcgacgcgtcgacgacgacgacgacgactagagaaaaaggagaaggagatatgtctttctttttttcttctttcttcttcttcttcttttttttctcttctctctttttttttctttttttttctttttttttttttttggaggaATAATTCATTTCGAACTGTAGTTGTGTCTTTGTTAACGTATGTAcctgataaatatttaatgaaCTTTATCCTGTCGTCACATACCTTTGTAGACTAGGAAGTACATTCTTTGAAGCACCACCAATTCATATGATTTTTGCAACAGGGTCTTACAGCTGAATGAAATACACAACTGCTTCTGCAACTTGATCTAAAAGAATTTCTAACTCATTTGACGCGGGGAACTCGAAACATTTCATAGCATTTCTTCAAGTCATATTCATTTCGTTTTAACGTTTAGTGTTTTAATCAAAATTGCTTTACCTAAGAAAGCAATGGTTTCTCACGTGATACGATTTCTTATGTTTTCCCTTCACGGAAAAATTAACAACTTTTATGCGACACTTTGAATCAAATCATCGTGAAATTAACATTACTTTCTTGCTTTCTCTCATACGGAAAGAAAGATTCCAGACATTCGAACGAACAGATCGCAAGGTTTCTGCCGATCGTTGATACAAACAAATACATGAATTCGCTTCTGCAGATGATACTGTATCTCACCATTCTTTGCTGATTATTGTCCCATCTGATATAGGTCGAAATCTGCGACATCTGTAATTTAAATGAATTAACATTCGTCAATTAACACGCATAGCCAAACTAtgttatgtgtatatatatatatatatatatatatatatatatatatatatatatatatataccacaGTCATATAAATACCTAGCATTATTTTCTGCAATATGAGGAGGCAGAGATGTAGGAGGTGGTGGAGGTTGAGCATTCGGTGGACCACTATTATCGGAGTCATTGTCACTACTCTCATCGGTACGTTTAGTCGTCTCTCCTAAAAGATGCGAAGGTACTCCTCTAGGAGAAAACTTGGATAATACTTCAGAATGGGACCTGATTCTGcgttgcggtctttgaaatcgAAGGTTTAATTGGCTGGCATCGGTCACATATTTCTCGCTTTGCCTTCGGCGACGTAACGCAGGAGTACATCCAGTTAAATTTTCATCTTCTGTCGAATTAGCCGACGTTAAAGGTGAAAAGATCGATGGTTCATCGGGCAATGCCAAGCAGCGTCGCAATACCTCCACTGCCAAGCGTTTGCCCTTGACAgctaaaatttattaatattagtatTGCTAAGAAGCTATAACCAATCCTAATCGTTATAAATTGCTGTCCAAAATACGAAAAATACAACTTTCCATTTCCTTCCCCTCCCTTCCCTCCTTCCAATTACTTAAGAATTGAAAACCTTTTGATTTAACAGTGTATGTTCTTAGAATCTTCaggatataatttattaaacaacAGATGTATGCACATACATGTATACGCACACACATGAGCGCATTGCAGacgtaataaaaaaagaataagtAATAGTCGAAGGAAAGATGTACAATTTTCAAACGATAATAGTACTGTGTGGCGTCTCTGTGGCATCTCTGTGGCATCTCTGTGGCATCTCTGTGGCTGGGCACCTTTACAGGTAAAAGAAAGGCAAACGAAGAAAGTGGAACTAAACAATTTAAACTATAATTTTCCAAACAAacgattataaatatttctccTTATAATGTACTCTTCCTCATTGTAATCTTTCTGAATTGATTCATTGTTGAAGTTTTAATATATGTGTgtgtttaatatatatatatatatatatattaaaacttcggcacatatatatatatatatatatatatatatatatatatatatatatatatatattaaaacttcggcacatatatatatatatatacatataggtaGTTGAGTACGCCAAATAGCTAACTCCTCATCGATTTCGATACCTCTTTTTTTTAACATATTGTCAAGATCATCATTCTGGACAACTTCttcatatatatgtaaatataatggATGCCCTCGTTTTAGTTTTCGAGTTATACACAAAACTATGTTTGGTATTATATTTGTATGTACtttctttctatattttatacaagattgtatattagatattataattattgCGTGCATATGCACGCGTGTGTTCCAATTATAATTGTGTTACTGTAGCTACACTATAATTGGTATTGTTACTGCTCGGTTGTACAGCCGATAAGTGTCTTTCATGGTGACCGGGTACGCTTGTAACAAATAAGTTCCTAACAAATTTACTGATAGAATACATGTAGTACT contains:
- the LOC126921006 gene encoding galactose mutarotase-like isoform X2, which gives rise to MQFFRCVAITVCLLFKSIMDSNGEQLISCTKWGSVDGQSIEKYTLKNNAGQEVDIVTYGATITSIRTPDKDGRIADVVLGFDKVEDYSSTVYKPYFGATIGRVANRIKNGEFTLNGKKYHLAKNAGQNSLHGGFKGWSSKIWNAAIQRNQLVLSLLSEDGDEGYPGDAIASVTFQLTIDGELRIEMKVSVTKATPINLTNHSYFNLAGHNGNASELYKHQFTLNADHWTVTDTESIPTGEIRSVLGTAMDLRNSTILGDVIDKVPGGGYDYNFCLRVNDTANERNLVAKVLHPTSGRYLQVFSNQPGLQFYTANFLPERETPGIRGKNGTTYFKHGAFCLETQNYPDAVNQENFPNSILEPGQLYRHTVIYKFGVVA
- the LOC126921006 gene encoding galactose mutarotase-like isoform X1; its protein translation is MAIILFPLKRTLASVRACVRALYKYKYCNRCFVHIISAPIRSIMDSNGEQLISCTKWGSVDGQSIEKYTLKNNAGQEVDIVTYGATITSIRTPDKDGRIADVVLGFDKVEDYSSTVYKPYFGATIGRVANRIKNGEFTLNGKKYHLAKNAGQNSLHGGFKGWSSKIWNAAIQRNQLVLSLLSEDGDEGYPGDAIASVTFQLTIDGELRIEMKVSVTKATPINLTNHSYFNLAGHNGNASELYKHQFTLNADHWTVTDTESIPTGEIRSVLGTAMDLRNSTILGDVIDKVPGGGYDYNFCLRVNDTANERNLVAKVLHPTSGRYLQVFSNQPGLQFYTANFLPERETPGIRGKNGTTYFKHGAFCLETQNYPDAVNQENFPNSILEPGQLYRHTVIYKFGVVA